One Bythopirellula goksoeyrii genomic window, GCAGAATCCCGTTCTTAGTGTTCATGATTTGCTCAACACTCATCTGCATTCCACTAGCTTACTACTATGCCTATACATCAGCGTTTCTCGGCCAATTGGGTTTCTCTGAGCCAGCATCGACGATGACGATAGGACAAATGAGTGAGATCTTCTTTATGTTGCTTATTCCGTTCTTTTTCCGCCGCATGGGAGTCAAGTGGATGATAGTCATGGGGATGGCAGCCTGGGCCCTGCGTTACCTCCTTTTCGCTTTGGGAGCGGCACATCAACAATCATCTCTTGTGCTTGTGGCAGTTATTCTGCACGGCATTTGCTATGACTTCTTCTTTGTAACCGGCTTTATGTACACCGACCGAGAAGCTCCTGCTGACATGCGAGGCCAGGCGCAGAGCATGCTTGTGTTTTTTACACAGGGAGTGGGCATGTTCTTCGGCTATTGGATTGCCGACACACAGTTTGGTAATACGGTTCGAAGTCATGATGCTCTCAACAAATCGCTCCATTCAGTCTCAGCGGCCACTTCTCAATCGTTTACAGAGTCGTTGAGTCAAGTATTCTTAGTAAGTCAGCCTGAAGGAGTCGATACGAAGCTGCTAGCGGAAACCATGGACCAATGGCAGGTTTTTTGGATGTTGCCTGCCGCGATGTCGGTGCTAATCCTAACACTCTTTACATTGCTATTTCGCGACCGAGAAATAAGAATCGAACTATCAGAGGTATCAGCATGATCCGTGTAGGAATCGTTGGCGTTGGTTTCATGGGGATGGTGCATTATCTGACGTACCTAAAACTATTGGGCATTGAGGTGGTTGCCATTTGTGACAGCAATCGAGATCGGTTGAATGGTGACTGGTCTGAAATTCAAGGAAACTTTGGCCCAGTAGGCCAGAAAATGGATCTGACAGGTATACTGACCTATGAATCTGCGGAGGAGCTAATTGCCGAGGCAAATGTTGACTTAATAGATATCACATTGCCACCAGCCATGCATGCTGAAATCGCTATCAAGGCACTTCAGGCAGGAAGGCACGTCTTTTGTGAAAAACCAATGGCTATGGACGTCGGCGACTGTGACCGAATGCTTCAAGCAGCTATCGATTCCGATCGCAAACTCCTCATTGGACACGTGTTGCCCTTTAACCCCGAGTATGCATGGGCACTTCAGGAAGTACATTCTGGCAAGTACGGAAAGATACTAAGTGGATCGTTCAAGCGGATTATCTCCGATCCTTCCTGGCTGACGGATTACTGGAAGGCTGATGTTGTAGGCGGTCCAATGCTCGATTTGCATGTCCATGACGCCCACTTCATTCGTTTACTATTTGGCATGCCTTCCAGAGTCACAACGCGCGGCTCGCAGCGCAACGGTTTAGCAGAACATTGGTCTTCTTTATTCGAGTTTTCTGACGGCACTGTTCACGTGCTTGCTACTAGTGGAGTCATCAATCAGCAGGGACGGCCTTTCCTGCATGGTTTTGAAATTCAGATGGAAAAGGCGACACTTGCCTTTGATTTTGCAGTTATTGATTCTGGCATAGGCGAGGAGCAAGGACGCTATCTTTGCAAGCCGATACTCCTCGATTCACGAGGACATGCAACTTACCCAAGCCTTGGTAATGGTGATCCTATGCATGCTTTTGCGGCTGAGCTAGAACACGTTTCGAAGGTGATCCCAGGTGAGCTCACAGCTGGCGTGCTGGCATGCGACCTTGCCCGCGATGCGATTCAAATCTGCCAAATGCAATCAGACAATCTTGCTTTCCCGTAAACGCTCGCCAAACATCATCGGCACTTCCATAGCAAGCTTTTTATAGTAGCACCAATATCACATATTGAACTGAATGCAGCAGCCAGAAATCTTATTTTATTGCGAGATGCAAGAAAGACCATGCAATCGATTGCATCTGGGGAATACAGACCCATGGCACGCCGACAGTACAGAGATGCTCGTGACATCTGCAATGAATTTCGATGGCCACTAACAATCTAACTCTGTTGAGAATGATGATTTGTATATGATAACAACCTATTCCAATAGAAAGAGGGGTATGTTAGACGCCTGCAGGCATGATGGGAATACGGTAATTTTAGAAAGCACAGATACATTGAGATCAGATAACCAAGTTCTCACTCTCCATCAGTTTTTGACCGTATTTCTACTGTCTTGCTGTTTTGCAATTTGTGACATGGCAAAACCGTTGGGTGCGACGAATGAAAATGGGCCTGCTATTACAGGACCTAAGCCAGGAGAAGTTTACAAAGAATACAAAGCAGTAACCGGTGCCTGGCCAAAATGGGCAGTTATTGATCCCTCTCTTGGACACAAGACCAAAGAACAATATCTATCAAAGACTAATAAGCCATCGTTTATTGAACTTGGGAATCTAGATCAAGCCATGCGAGCTGAAGTTCTGGTTGATCGCTGGGGCGGTCATGTTTGCACCTCGGATAAAATGATTCGGTTTAATGGACACAAATGGCTTTTGCTCCCTGAGTTGACGACAACCCCAAAAGATAATCACCCCGAATGTTACATGTCGCAGGACAATCCAATCATTGAGATTCCTTTGAGTCATTTGAAGGAAGGAACGAATTCCTTTTCCGGAAAATCAGGCGGGCAGGTGAGCCACAACTGGGGGTGGGGCCAATGGGGGCTCTACGGCATTGTTCTCAGGGTCTACTACCCCTCTTCATTTGTTACATCACCAGGGGAAATTGTCATTCCAGCGGCAGGTGATGTTGTTTTGGATAACCCTGAGATCGTGTTTGAAGCACCCGATAATTCCAAGATCGAAAAAGTTGATTTCCTTGCTAGGTACGATGGCTACGATGAAAATGGTGATGGCTATTTCCAAGACTGGCATCACTTTTATCATCGCATCTATCACAGTGAAGATGAGCTCCTTGCAGATATTCCCATCACCGGTCACTTGGGAAGCGCCACTTCCCCACCTTTTAGAATCACCTGGAATACACAGTGGGTACCAGATCAGGTGAAAGGAGGCATTTCGATCGTCGCTCGTGTGAAAGAAAAAAATGGATTCTCGTATGTTACTCAATTGGTAGAGAACCTCAGTCTGCAACGAATCGGTCGATCTGTGAAACTATACAAGCCTCGAAGTGTTCCTGAAGATTATCAGGTGCGCGCAAAACGAATTCGGAGTAGCGAAATCTATATTCCACAGAACGACAATCTTGAAACGGCCACTAAGGCATTGGTTCATTTCCGAACGTGGAACGGAGACGACAGCAATCATGAGGTTGATGGAGTGGAGTGGTTCAAATTCAACCGCTGGCAAGGCAAGATCGCTGGAGCCAATCACGATTATGCATATTCAATTAGAGAGATTCCTGTAGAGACAATTCAATTGGGTGAAAACAAGGTATCTGTCTATTCGGAAGCGGGCACGCTCTTTGATGAAGAATCTGGTGAACGACTCAACACGCACTCAATTGAAGTCCTTTGGCCCGGCCCAGCCCTTTCTGTCTCTTACGAGCACGAGACTGTCGGTGTTACAGAGCTTAGTGATCGAGCATCAGGCACCGTATGCGGACCCTAATATTCTTCAACATGCAAGCAGGTATGGAACTATGGACATGATCATCAAACACAAGACTGACTGCAAGACAACCTCTCTCACATTTAATCAATCGAAATGATCATTGCAACAGCTCGAAATAAGCAACTCTGATACCGACTACAGATAGAAGCCAGCTGGACATTTTGCAGCAATTGATTTTGCCGATCTGGAATGGGAGCAAGTAGCTTTTTTATCAATGAGGTGAAATCAAGACACGATGAGGAGCATTTATCTGAGGTCCTTGAGAATTATCGTCAGCTTTTTTAGATTCTAGAGAATCTCGGCCGGCAATTCGGTGGGGATGGTGGTGCAATATTGCCGCGACTTGGCGTTGGCCTGGATCTTTGACAGGCGTGCGTAGACAACGAGGAGACTGCTCAGGAAGTCGCAGCGAACGATCGTGCCAAGGAGAGTCTTGCTGAAGTTGTTAGCGGTTTTCTCTTTGATGTGTACTACTGAAAGTGGTTTGTCGGAAGTTTTTCAAGTCCGATTGACAACCCTGTCATAGCACTTTTATTGAACATACGGGTAGTTCGATAAGGCTGAAACGCAACACGATCAATACTTAGTCAATAGTTGTCGCATTGATTAGTTCAAAATCTTGTGGCCTTGCTTTGCCAATTAGCTAATACCCCCACCCCAAACTCAATCTGAACAAAGTTAAAATGCCGCTGGCCTACACCTCTAGAACCAGACTCCGAATCCAGTTTACGAAATTGAGTCACTCGTTTGTAGTATGCCTTTTTCCGATGCTTGTTTGCGTATTCGCCCCAGTCACGGTCCGTTCGGACACTGGACTTGATTTTCCATCCAATGGTGACGCGCCAAGAAATGCATTTGTTGCCTTCCAATGGTTGAATCCGAATGCCAATGGACTTCCTATGTGGGGACCGAGCAATAAAGGAGTTACTTACATTTGGAAATATCGTCCTCGCCAACAGAATGGCTACTACGCGACTATGTGGTATTCGCGCGCTGATGGGCACTTCAATGAAGGTATTCCTTTATATGATGCTTATTATGGTGCACATCCTTATCCCTATCCTCCACGTGGAGGAACCAACAATCCTAGCCACGTATGGGAATTGGCTGGGATGCAGGACGGTCGTGACACGCTTGGAACGGGCAGAAGTGACAATGATACAATGTCTAGGATGCTGGTAACCAACGTGTGGTATACGCAAGCAATTCGAATCAATTGTAACGAAAATGGGTCAAAGACCGCGAAATTCTATATAGCCCTTCCTTCTGTGGCTAAATCAGCTTACATCGAGTATCAATCGGCTGCTGACTACGGGAACAGTACACCACGAAATCCTGCAATCACGTTCGGTGATTCGCCATGGTACCGAGACTTTCAACATGAACGTATGTCCGGTGTGATTAGACATATCAAGATCATTGCGAAGTCATTGGCTGAGGTGGACATCTTGGCAGAGGCACAATCTGAGGCATTAGTTTCGGCTGATGGACAAGCCAATATCTGGTACATGAATATCAATCCGACACCTGATGACATCTCAGACAAAAGTGGGGCAGGACACGATCCGACATGGGCCAGTTCGTCGCGTCCCCGACTCTACACCGATTCAAGAAACACAGTCACGCCCAACCCACTCACAAAGTAGTATTGATATTGATTGATTCGAAGGGATGCATTTGAAGCTGAAAATGCTATGGCCTTCTTCTCCAAAAACTTAGCCACGCTGCTTATTTCAAATTCTCTTCCACATACGGATTGACCATTAAACATTTAAAATGCTATTTGGGATATCGCGATTTTGTTTGATTATCACAGCATATAATTGACTCATATGCATAAAACCTTATTCTCGAAATCCTGCATACGGAAAAAACTGGCAGCATTCCATGCATGGTGGCTTGGTTTTCGTAGGTAAACAGTAGCAGTATCCCTCTTTTCCTGAGGAGCATGCCATGGTTCACAGCAAAGCTTGGAATATTACATTGCGATCCATATCGAAAAGGAAATCGTATGTTACAAGGATTGGATTTACCCTCGTAGAGCTCTTGGTTGTGATTGCCATCATAGGTGTTTTGGTAGCTCTGTTGCTACCGGCGGTGCAAGCAGCTAGGGAGGCTGCTCGACGCTCGCAGTGTACAAACAATATGAAACAATTAGGCTTGGCATTGCAGAATTATCATTCTGCACTCGGTGAATTCCCTGAAATGTCTTCAGCCATGGATCCGATTTGGAAGCATGGACCAACGTGGACCGCATTGATCTTTCCATACTTTGAAGCAGGGAATGCGTACGTAAATCTAGACTTTAAAGATGACACCTTCTGGCTTGAAAGTGGAGGCGCACTCTCCCACAACATTCGTGCGCTCTCGAATTTTGTGCCCGGCATACTACATTGTCCCAGTAGTGCCCTGCCAAGATCTTATCCGCAAGAGACAGCTGAAGGCTCCGTGGAGTTTGCCGAGACTTGCTATGTAGGTATTAGTGGTGCTGCCTACGTTAGGGTGGATGAGAATGATCCGAGCTTGAATGTTTATCATCCGAAAACGGATCCAAGTCCTCAGGAGAATCATGGTCCAGTTTCCGCAGGAGGCATGCTCGGAATTCAACATAATGTAAAGATTTCTGAATGCACCGATGGTACGTCAAATACTATTATGGTTGGCGAAGAATCCGATTATACTCAAGCACTTACCGAAGCTGTCGTAAGCTATCAAGTTGTGGAAGGCCCCGGGCAGATAGACCTGAGATCTTCCAATCGGCACAGTGCCTTTACAGGAAACTCTCACCACTTTGAACCCAATGGCCCAAAATCGATGCGATTTAAAGGATTTAATGGATGCGCTAGCAAAAATTGTGCTCGTTGTTACAACATGACCACAGTTTTGTATCCGATCAACAGCAAGGTGTGGGATCCTCAAACTATGGGTTATTTAGGCTGCAATAAGCCTATACGGTCAGCACATCCCGGTGGTGCGATGGCACTATTTGCCGACGGGCATGTCAGTTTGTTGCAGGACGCTACCGATTTACAGACATTTAGCAATCTTGCAAACCGTGATGATGGAAATATCCTGAGCGGGCTATAAGGCATCTACTCTAGAATTCGCTACCATTCATGATATCTCTTGTAGGAAAAACGTATTGTTATTATTTAAGACAGCCTGGATAATTCCAGCATGCGCAGATGCAAAAGGAAACTAATCACTTCGACATCGATGGTTATAAATCAACTCAGCCTAAGATTCCTAACATGCATATCATTATTATTATGCTTTGGTGCTTTCGGTTGCAATGAGGGAAAGAATATTGGGTCAGTTTCGGGAGTCGTAACGTATCAAGGAACTCCTGTGGTTCATGGAAATATTACCTTCTTTCGTCCAGGCACTGGCGAGGTTTCAGTAGGGATTCTTGGAAATGGGGGAGCATACACACTTACTCAACCTAAAAGTGGTCTTTCGGTTGGTGCCTATAAAGTCATGGTAACTCCCTTAAGAGACTACAAACAAGTTGAAAGCCAAGAAGGGTCAGATATTGAAATTGTTCTTACGGGCGAGGAGAGGATTCCGGATAGGTATCGAAATAGAGAAACTACACCGCTGACTGCTAAGATTACGGGCGAAGAGGATATATTGAGTTTTGAATTAAGTCCTCCTTGACCTGAGTAAACGCATCGACAGCTCTTGACAACTCGTCTAGGGAATGTGCCGCTGATATCTGAGTTCTAATTCGTGCCATGCCGCGCGGGACCACAGGATATGAAAATCCAACTACATAAACACCTTTTTTCAACAAAGCATCAGCCATTGCTGAAGCAATGGAAGCATCTCCTAGCATGATAGGCACAATCGGATGTTCACCAGGAACTGTTTCGAGACCAATTTTTTCTATCGAACAACGAAAGAATCGTGTGTTTAATTCCAGTTGGTCTCTCAGCTGTGTCGATTCTGTTATTAATTCCAAAGCGCGCAGCGATGCTGCAACGACCGGCGGGGCAACTGAATTAGAGAATAAATATGGACGTGATCGTTGACGGAGGAAATCTATTATCTCTTTGCGCCCGCTCGTGTAGCCTCCACCTGCCCCTCCAAGAGCCTTGCCGAGTGTACCAGTAATAATGTCGACACGGTCTATCACGTTATGATATTCGTGTGTTCCCCTCCCTGTAGGGCCAATGAAGCCGACTGCGTGTGAATCATCAATCATGACCATTGCGTCATATTGTTCAGCTAATTGGCATATCTCAAATAGATTGGCAATGGTGCCATCCATTGAGAATACCCCATCTGTCGCGATCAGGCGATGCTTGGCTGATAACGCCAATTTAAGCTTTGCTTCAAGATCGCACATGTCGTTGTTTCTATAACGATATCGCTTTGCTTTGCTCAAACGAATGCCATCGATAATACTCGCATGATTCAATGCATCTGAGATTACCGCATCTTCATCAGAAAGTAGTGTTTCAAAAAGTCCTCCATTGGCGTCAAAACACGAACCGTAAAGAATTGTGTCTTCGGTACCTAGAAAGTGACTTAATCTTGCTTCAAGCTCCTTATGGATCTCCTGAGTACCACAAATAAATCGTACTGAAGAAAGGCCGTAACCCCAGCGATCAAGTGCTTCATGTGCTGCTCGAATGATTTCAGGGTGGCTAGCAAGGCCTAAGTAATTATTTGCACACAAATTAAGTGTTTGGGTGTTATCCGCGACAAGAATTTGGGAACTTTGCTTGGAAAGAAGCGCACGTTCTGACTTGTACAAGCCACCGTGCCGCAGCTCGCTAATATAAGTCCTTAATTTCTCTTGCATTGATCCGTACATGATAAAACCTGCCCTGCCAAGTCTTGCACTTGATGGATGAGCCACCTCATCAAAAGTATCTCATTTTGACCAATCGAGAACAATCTTACCTGATTCACCGGACTTCATCGCCTCGAAAGCCTTTTGATACTCTCTGTGATGAAAGCGGTGAGTTATGACTGAACTGATATCCAAACCGTTGTTTAGCATTACAGTCATTTTGTACCAGGTTTCATACATTTCTCTACCACAGATCCCCCGAATCGTGAGCATATTCAACACTATCGTACTCCAGTCGATCTCCGAATCAGCACCAGGAATACCAAGTATGGCGATACTTCCTCCGTGACACATATTCGAGATCATGCTTCGCAGTGCAGCTGTGCTGCCTGACATTTCGATTCCAACATCGAAACCTTCGACCATCCCCAATTCGGCTTGAATCTCCTTCAAGTCTCGCTCACGTGGGTCAATAACTAGAGTGGCTCCCATTATACTAGCCAATTGCCTTCTGTATGAGTTGGGATCGACCACCACAATGTGCCGCGCCGCGGCATGTCGAACGACGGCCGTGGCCATTACACCAATGGGACCTGCACCAGTAATCACCACATCTTCGCCTATTAGTGGAAATGCTAAAGCAGAATGAACAGCGTTCCCAAAAGGATCAAAAATAGCGGCAATATCCAGGTCGATCTTCGGGGCATGTCGCCATACATTGGTAGACGGTATCGAGATATACTCAGCAAAAGCACCCGATCGATTGATGCCTACGCTGCTTGTTTCGGAACATAAGTGCCTTCTGCCAGCAAGGCAATTGCGGCACTGCCCACACACGACATGACCTTCTCCGCTGACGATGTCACCGGATGTGAATCCCGACACATTTGAGCCAGTTTCTACAACTTCTCCCACGAATTCATGACCAACTATCAGCGGAGTAAGTACAGTTTTCTCGGCCCATTTGTCCCAGTTGTAAATATGAATGTCCGTACCGCAAATGCCCGTCCGATGTACTCGAATTAATACATCGTTTACGCCTACGGTCGGCTCGGGAACCTCCTCCAACCAGAGTCCTTCGCAGGGGAATTTTTTTATTAATGCTTGCATGGGCTCACTTGAGTGTATGGTTCGGTTGAAAACACATGTCCCCCAGTAGATCGGTAGCTGAAATCCAGATTCATCGATTGTTTGCTCTACGAAATGCTCAGCTTTGATTGAAAAACAAAAATTTAGTGATAGTGGAAGCTAGATCTCTGGCAGCAAGTTGAAAAGGAAATCAGAAATTAGAGTATCTAATCAACTAATCGAGCAATGCTGCAGAAGCTGAGCACCAGTTCCATTCTCCTCAGGGTAAAGACAGTGGCCCTTTTCAAGAATTACCCCGGTGGCGACGTCTTCGCGCAATAGTTCGGCGCCATCCATGTCTACATAATCTAACATTGGTAAAAGTTGAGCTATTGCCGAAATCCCTACGCTCGATTCTACCATGCAGCCAATCATCGTTTTCATGCAAAGTTCTCGAGCAGCCTTGATCATGCGACGTGCTGGTGTAATTCCTCCACACTTGCAAAGTTTAATATTGACACCATGAAAATACTTGTGGCACCGTTCAATATCATCTTCGGAAACACAACTTTCGTCGGCGATTATAGGCAGCATGGCATTCTCGAAGACATACTTCGCTCCATCCCAATCTTCTGGGTCAAGAGGTTGTTCGATGAACTCAACTCCAAGTGTTCTCAATATACGAGAATTATGAACGGTTTGCTCGGCGTTCCATCCGCAGTTCGCATCAACTCGAAATAAAGACTTCGTATGCTCCCGAAGTTCCCTGACAATCTCTATGTCGTTTTCTGTTCCAAGTTTGATTTTGTAAATTGGCCAATCAGGTACTTCCACAATTCTCTCTACCATTTGTGAGATCTCATCGATGCCTATGGTAAAAGAGGAAGGGACGTTATCCGCATTGTCCAACCCCCAAAGCTGGTACACGGGTAACCCCTTCTGCTTTCCCCACAGATCATACGCTGCTTGGTCTAACGCACTTAGGGCAAATAAGTTATCTGGCATTAGTTCGGAAGCTTGCTGCCAGATTATTTCTGGCTCAATTTGTCGAACTGGTTCCAAAAGAGTGCGGATTGACTCCAGAGAGTTCGTTAAGTTTTCAATTGTTATTTCATAGAACGGATCGGTCGGCGCCTCACCAAATCCGTTATGCCGGCCATCATTGAGTTCAATGACCAGTGTAGCCTGCTCGCTTTGAGAGTCTCGGGAAATCCTAAATACGTGCTTAAGTTGCAAGTTGAACGGATAGAGGGAAAGCTTCATGGTTCCAAATTACCTCAACTCCATGTGTAGCTTCTGGACAGCTTTAACCAAGTCATGAGGCCCATCGCGAAGAACATCACAGACAGGCAAACCTAATTCCAGGTGCACTTTCTTCCGTTCTGCATTGGCTTCACGCTCAGACAGCAGCCGAGAGTTCATCGCAACACCAATAATCTTTGAAGGAAACATAATCGAAGCGGTGTTTTCATAGATTGTCCGCAACTCTTGAAGCGATTTCAAATTCACATGTGGCATATCGCGAACCCAAGAACGCCCAACTTCGTAGCACAGTATCATGCCATGAGGAATGCAGCCATGAAGTAGTCCAAGAGTGACAGCTGAGTATCGAGGGTGCGCAAGACTTCCTTGCCCTTCTATAACCAAAATCTCATGGTGCTGTTGTGCAAGGATTTGCTTTTCAATAGCACCGCTAATAAAATCTCCTACGACACAGTCGATGGGGCAGCCATCCCCTTCGATCATTATGCCTGTTTGGCCTGTGGCGATAAACTTGGCATCGTAGCCTTGATCTTGTAGTGCTCGAGCAACTTCGATCGAAGCCACCATTTTGCCGACCGAGCAGTCTTGGCCTACGGTATGAATACGTAAGCATTCGACTCGAATGTCTTTTTGGTTACAGACATCATGTTCATCATTCTTGCGAATGTCGATCAAATTCACTCCAAATCTTGAAGCATCGATGACAAAATCGTCATCGTCGACCAAGAAGTCATGGAGGCCTGAGATCACGTCCATTCCTAAAGCGATTGCCCCGCGGATTACAGATCGCCAGCTCATAGGTATCTTGCCGCCGGGAGGAGCGATGCCGATCATCAGCGTATTTGCAGTAGGGGCATCAGACAAATTGGCTACGAATGGAATGTTTCCGCCTACTCCCAATATTTCTTCAGCAGTCTTCCCGACCTGAAGGGAATCAATAATTGCAACGGTGGGGTGTTGACCGTAACGTAATACGGAGGTCGCAGTTTTGGCATTAATCGGATCCGAATACCCTTCTGTCAAAATGACCAGGCGGGGCTCACTCGATCTCAGCATTGGAAGGGACGCATTCTTCTTTGGCATAAGAGGTATGAAACTCAGAGATAGACTATGCGACTTGCGCGATACAAAGCGGTATCGTAAGTATACTTTTGCTGGAACTGTGGTGGATGACCAACTTTTTGCCAGACTCAATATCGCCACTTACAGTTTGATTATTTCCGATGCCCGCTCTAGCATCAACTGTTCCGCGAAAACCATTAGACAATCTTAATGTCATAGAATGTCAATACTTTGTACGATTCATTGAAAGACAACGAGGTATTGTCAAAAGTCGTGTTCTTGAAAGGTAGATAAAAAGCGGCGTATCCTGTTGAGGTAAATCACCACTTCAACGGCCCGACGTGGGCACAAGGACACGCCATGAGCAAGCCTACGACAAAGCAACCGAACATTCCAGCCACCGAGACGATTGATCCTGAAGTACTCGCCTTCCGACAAGTCTTCGACAGTCGTAGCCTACTGGATGAGATCATCCATGAAGGAGCTCGCAGAATGCTGCAAGCAGCCATTGATGCTGAAGTCGATGCTTTCATCGAAACGCACCAGGATCGGTGCGATTTGGAGGGTCGACGTCTGGTGGTCAAGAATGGCAGCCTGCCCGCGAGGGAGGTCCTCACCGGTGCAGGAGCCATCCAAGTAAAACAAGGACGCGTTCGCGACAATTCGTCTGATCCCAAGGGGCGAGTTGTTTTCTCCCCGAGCGTGTTGCCGGCTTACCTTCGCAGGACCGAATCGATCGAGGAACTGATTCCCTGGCTCTACCTCAAAGGCATTTCGACGAATGACTTTGGAGAGGCCCTGCATGCCCTGGTGGGCGAGCAGGCCAAGGGGCTCAGTGCCAACGTGGTCGTCCGACTCAAAGAGCAATGGGCCGAGGAATACGACCAGTGGAATCAACGTGATCTTTCCGAGAAAGAGTACGTTTACGTCTGGGCGGACGGCATCCACGTGAAAGTCCGTTTGGAAGACGATGCCAACAAGAAGCAGTGCATTCTGGTACTTATGGGAGCGACTGCTGATGGCACGAAGGAATTGATTGCCGTGCTCGATGGCTATCGCGAGAGCGAGCAGAGTTGGAGTGAGTTGCTCTTGGACTTGAAGCAACGTGGGCTTGCTATTGCTCCGAAGATCGCCGTGGGTGACGGTGCACTGGGCTTCTGGGCAGCGTTACGAAAAGTCTTTCCTGAGACGCGAGAGCAACGCTGTTGGGTCCACAAGACGGCCAATGTGCTTAACAAGATGCCCAAGAGCGTGCAGCCAAAGGCCAAGGGCGATCTCCACGAAATCTGGCAGGCGGAAACGAAAGCGAATGCCGAAACCGCCTTCAAACACTTCCTGGAAAAATACGACGCTAAGTATCCGCAGGCGTGTGCATGCCTGAGGAAGGATCGCAGCGAGCTGCTCACCTTCTATGACTTCCCCGCTGAACACTGGGGCCACTTGCGCACAACCAATCCTATCGAGTCTACATTCGCGACGATTCGCCTGCGGCATCGCAAAACCAAAGGCAATGGCACACGCCGCGCAAGCTTGGCGATGATGTTCAAGTTGGCCCAATCGGCCGAGAAGAAATGGAGACGACTACGCAGCTACGAGAAGATCACACTCGTCATCGAAGGACGGTCCTTCAAAGACGGAATCATGCAGGAATCTGCCGCTTAGAAAATTCCTCAAAACACAACAATTGACAGTTGCTCAAGACAACTTATTCAGGAGGGAGCTGTTCATTACGTCCTCCTGTCGTGGACGTGAGAATAGATACCGTTCGACCCACAGTCTCACTTCAGAACTGCAGCTAAGTTATTCAACCTCTGCTCTAATAACGAGTGGTACCACTATGGGGGCAGGCCAGTGGGCCACATCCAAGTCAAGAAATTAGTATCATTTTAGAAGCTACTCCCCGACATTTACATTGATAGGCCCAATGTATCCGGTTGAAAGAGCGACATCGTCGTACCACATCTGATTCTTTTTGTGACTGTGATGGACATAAAGCACCAGGTCAAATCGTTTAAGCAAGACTTCAGCTGAGCTACGCCACCGAACACCTTGGAAGTGAACGTACAGTTCTCCATCAATCCATGCCGCAATTTCACCGTCCGCCTTGCCAATCGTATTAGCCTGAAGCATGTGTTCAAGACAATACCATCTATCTCGTTCAAGCTGGACGACACGATCTACCGAAGGGAGG contains:
- a CDS encoding dipeptide epimerase, giving the protein MKLSLYPFNLQLKHVFRISRDSQSEQATLVIELNDGRHNGFGEAPTDPFYEITIENLTNSLESIRTLLEPVRQIEPEIIWQQASELMPDNLFALSALDQAAYDLWGKQKGLPVYQLWGLDNADNVPSSFTIGIDEISQMVERIVEVPDWPIYKIKLGTENDIEIVRELREHTKSLFRVDANCGWNAEQTVHNSRILRTLGVEFIEQPLDPEDWDGAKYVFENAMLPIIADESCVSEDDIERCHKYFHGVNIKLCKCGGITPARRMIKAARELCMKTMIGCMVESSVGISAIAQLLPMLDYVDMDGAELLREDVATGVILEKGHCLYPEENGTGAQLLQHCSIS
- a CDS encoding DUF1611 domain-containing protein, encoding MLRSSEPRLVILTEGYSDPINAKTATSVLRYGQHPTVAIIDSLQVGKTAEEILGVGGNIPFVANLSDAPTANTLMIGIAPPGGKIPMSWRSVIRGAIALGMDVISGLHDFLVDDDDFVIDASRFGVNLIDIRKNDEHDVCNQKDIRVECLRIHTVGQDCSVGKMVASIEVARALQDQGYDAKFIATGQTGIMIEGDGCPIDCVVGDFISGAIEKQILAQQHHEILVIEGQGSLAHPRYSAVTLGLLHGCIPHGMILCYEVGRSWVRDMPHVNLKSLQELRTIYENTASIMFPSKIIGVAMNSRLLSEREANAERKKVHLELGLPVCDVLRDGPHDLVKAVQKLHMELR
- a CDS encoding IS256 family transposase, whose amino-acid sequence is MSKPTTKQPNIPATETIDPEVLAFRQVFDSRSLLDEIIHEGARRMLQAAIDAEVDAFIETHQDRCDLEGRRLVVKNGSLPAREVLTGAGAIQVKQGRVRDNSSDPKGRVVFSPSVLPAYLRRTESIEELIPWLYLKGISTNDFGEALHALVGEQAKGLSANVVVRLKEQWAEEYDQWNQRDLSEKEYVYVWADGIHVKVRLEDDANKKQCILVLMGATADGTKELIAVLDGYRESEQSWSELLLDLKQRGLAIAPKIAVGDGALGFWAALRKVFPETREQRCWVHKTANVLNKMPKSVQPKAKGDLHEIWQAETKANAETAFKHFLEKYDAKYPQACACLRKDRSELLTFYDFPAEHWGHLRTTNPIESTFATIRLRHRKTKGNGTRRASLAMMFKLAQSAEKKWRRLRSYEKITLVIEGRSFKDGIMQESAA